CTTATGGCCTTTGGGGTTCACTTGGTACTCGTGCGATGAAAGAAACCATCGAAGAGGAACTTTAGGTTTGGCGTGTTGGTTTGCTTTCTTGCATCCAATGTCTGGAATTTCTTCAATAACTTTCCCGTACTTTAGAGAGATGATCTTATGAAAAGGACATTACGTCCAGGCTTCACGCTGGTGGAGCTTCGCGTTGTTATCGCAATCATCGGCGTGCTCGTTGGGTTGCTATTGCCGGCAGTTCAGGCTGCTCGTGAGGCTGCCCGCCGGATGAGCTGTAGCAATAACTTCAAGCAGCTTGGCTTGGCGATGCACAATTACCACAGTGCCTACAATCTAATATCCCCGTTCCAAACGGGAACGACTGGTGACTACACTCACTTGACCCCCCGTGCGACAGCCGATCACTATCTAAGCCACCTTCCTGGACTGATGCCGTTCATGGAGCAGCAGGCGCTTTGGGAGCAAATCTCAAACCCTTGGGATACTGGTTCGGGAATCATTCAGGCAATGGGGCCGCAGCCTGATCTCACTCTTGAGCAACACTCGGACATTGGGAACTATGATCCGTGGTTGACGAATATCCCAACGCTTCGCTGCCCAAGTGATCCCGGTATTGGGCTGCCAGCCCAAGGGCGAACGAACTACGCTGCTTGCTTGGGCGATAGTTTCGTTTTCCACAACGGCTGGGATG
The nucleotide sequence above comes from Neorhodopirellula lusitana. Encoded proteins:
- a CDS encoding DUF1559 domain-containing protein is translated as MKRTLRPGFTLVELRVVIAIIGVLVGLLLPAVQAAREAARRMSCSNNFKQLGLAMHNYHSAYNLISPFQTGTTGDYTHLTPRATADHYLSHLPGLMPFMEQQALWEQISNPWDTGSGIIQAMGPQPDLTLEQHSDIGNYDPWLTNIPTLRCPSDPGIGLPAQGRTNYAACLGDSFVFHNGWDVIGGNGVPWKTGTRSEFLNWKQRLVAFLFHG